From Butyricimonas paravirosa, one genomic window encodes:
- a CDS encoding Ig-like domain-containing protein, translated as MKKVKFIKFTMAFFACVLAVTMGSCDKNDDPKVPDLKCTPSKVEVAPGKTATVTVSGGTAPFTVTSSDSKIATAKADKNTITITGVKNGTATILISDSKKLTGKVPVMVKDMASELDFDKKSISVTAGKEETVTVKGGSAPFTATAKDTKIATVTIKDGKIIIKGVKAGSTSVTVTDKDKKAGTISVTVK; from the coding sequence ATGAAAAAAGTAAAATTTATCAAATTCACTATGGCGTTTTTCGCCTGTGTTCTTGCAGTAACCATGGGTTCCTGCGATAAGAACGATGACCCCAAAGTTCCAGATCTCAAGTGCACCCCTTCTAAGGTAGAAGTGGCTCCCGGTAAAACAGCAACGGTGACTGTAAGCGGTGGCACGGCTCCATTTACAGTGACCTCAAGTGATAGCAAGATTGCAACAGCTAAAGCAGACAAGAACACTATTACAATTACCGGTGTCAAAAATGGTACAGCGACCATACTCATCTCCGACTCAAAGAAACTTACAGGAAAGGTTCCTGTGATGGTCAAAGATATGGCATCCGAACTTGATTTCGATAAAAAGTCTATATCCGTAACTGCCGGGAAGGAAGAGACTGTCACTGTAAAAGGTGGTTCCGCTCCTTTTACAGCAACCGCCAAGGACACGAAAATTGCCACAGTCACAATCAAAGATGGAAAGATTATTATCAAAGGTGTCAAGGCTGGCAGCACTTCAGTGACTGTTACTGATAAGGATAAGAAAGCTGGAACTATTTCAGTTACAGTAAAATAA